Proteins encoded in a region of the Funiculus sociatus GB2-C1 genome:
- the nadA gene encoding quinolinate synthase NadA, which translates to MFTNTLPQRTITQTDALPYDLFEAIKALKEKLNAVIIAHYYQDPDIQDVADYIGDSLELSRRAASTDADVIVFAGVHFMAETAKILNPDKLVLLPDLDAGCSLADSCPPDAFAKFKAAHPGHLVVSYINCSAEIKAMSDIICTSSNAVKIVNQIPENQPIIFAPDRNLGRYVMEQTGRDLVLWQGSCIVHETFSEKKIIQLKIQHPNAEVIAHPECEPPVLRHANYIGSTSALLNYSQASDSREFIVATEPGIIHQMQKREPNKKFIPAPPMNNCACNECPFMRLNTLEKLYLAMKNRTPEVTLPEEMRVAALRPMQRMLEMSI; encoded by the coding sequence GTGTTTACCAATACACTTCCCCAGCGCACTATTACCCAGACCGACGCACTCCCTTACGATTTGTTTGAGGCAATAAAAGCCTTAAAAGAGAAGCTTAACGCCGTTATTATTGCCCATTACTATCAAGACCCTGATATTCAGGATGTAGCAGATTATATCGGGGATTCCTTAGAACTTTCTCGCAGAGCAGCCAGCACCGATGCTGATGTCATCGTCTTTGCAGGGGTTCACTTTATGGCGGAAACGGCCAAAATTCTCAATCCAGATAAACTGGTGTTGCTGCCAGATTTGGACGCAGGTTGCTCTTTGGCAGATAGTTGTCCGCCGGATGCCTTTGCCAAATTTAAAGCTGCTCATCCCGGACATTTGGTGGTTTCTTATATTAACTGCTCCGCTGAAATTAAGGCGATGAGCGATATTATTTGCACAAGTTCTAACGCGGTTAAAATTGTCAACCAAATCCCAGAAAATCAACCGATAATTTTTGCTCCCGACCGAAATTTAGGGCGATATGTTATGGAGCAAACTGGGCGAGACTTGGTGCTGTGGCAAGGTAGTTGTATTGTCCATGAAACCTTCTCTGAAAAGAAGATTATCCAGCTAAAAATTCAACATCCAAATGCTGAGGTAATTGCTCACCCTGAGTGCGAACCTCCAGTTTTGCGCCACGCCAATTATATTGGATCTACTTCTGCTCTGCTGAATTATTCTCAAGCAAGTGATAGCCGGGAATTTATTGTTGCTACTGAGCCGGGGATTATCCATCAAATGCAGAAGCGGGAGCCGAATAAAAAGTTTATTCCAGCGCCGCCGATGAATAATTGTGCTTGCAATGAGTGTCCGTTTATGCGGTTAAATACGCTGGAGAAGCTTTATTTAGCGATGAAAAATCGAACGCCAGAGGTGACTTTACCGGAGGAAATGCGAGTTGCAGCGTTGCGTCCAATGCAGCGGATGTTGGAAATGAGTATTTAA
- a CDS encoding TIGR04282 family arsenosugar biosynthesis glycosyltransferase, with protein sequence MSKECLIVFTRYPEPGKAKTRLIPALGTQGAANLHRQLTEYTLSRVRELQGERPTSVEVYFSGGSQQLMQDWLGADFVCKPQVDGDLGLRIVSAFDGAFSNGIEGALIIGTDCPDLSAKIMSEAFDGLILHDLVLGPALDGGYYLIGLRRVFPQLFAEIPWGTSDVLAKTIAIASSMNLSIAYLPPLADIDRPEDLAQLKNFEL encoded by the coding sequence ATGAGTAAAGAGTGTTTAATTGTTTTTACTCGCTATCCAGAACCGGGAAAAGCGAAGACTCGATTAATTCCGGCTTTGGGAACCCAAGGTGCGGCAAATCTTCATCGTCAGTTAACTGAATATACTCTTTCACGGGTTAGGGAACTCCAGGGGGAACGTCCTACGAGTGTGGAAGTTTATTTTTCTGGCGGTAGTCAACAGCTGATGCAAGACTGGCTAGGGGCTGATTTTGTCTGTAAGCCTCAAGTTGATGGAGATTTAGGGTTGCGGATAGTGTCGGCGTTTGATGGTGCTTTTAGTAACGGGATAGAGGGTGCTTTGATTATTGGCACTGATTGCCCCGATTTGAGTGCGAAAATTATGTCAGAAGCGTTTGATGGGCTAATTCTGCACGATTTGGTTTTGGGGCCAGCGTTGGATGGAGGATATTATTTAATAGGTTTGCGTCGGGTTTTTCCCCAACTGTTTGCGGAAATTCCTTGGGGAACTTCGGATGTGTTGGCAAAAACTATAGCGATCGCGTCCTCTATGAATTTGAGTATAGCTTATCTTCCACCTCTGGCTGATATTGACCGTCCAGAGGATTTGGCACAACTTAAAAATTTTGAATTGTAG
- a CDS encoding TIGR04283 family arsenosugar biosynthesis glycosyltransferase gives MTEAPRISVIIPVLNEASRIRLNLASFEKTTNVEVIVVDGGSQDETVAIAKSLGVQVLSTAAGRDRQMNVGAKVATGDILLFLHADSRLPFGFDAMVRQALAERGTIAGAFELKIDARMRSLRLVEKMVNWRSRFLHLPYGDQAIFLKASVFHEIGGFPNLPIMEDFEFILRLRRLGNVTLVPASVLTSARRWQKLGVLKTTLINQIVIIGYFLGFSPSRLAEFYRTRK, from the coding sequence GTGACAGAAGCACCAAGGATTTCGGTTATTATTCCAGTTTTAAATGAGGCTTCCCGAATTAGATTAAATTTAGCAAGCTTTGAAAAGACGACAAATGTGGAAGTGATTGTGGTGGATGGGGGAAGTCAGGATGAAACTGTCGCTATAGCTAAATCTTTGGGTGTACAAGTTCTGTCTACTGCTGCTGGTCGCGATCGCCAAATGAATGTGGGTGCTAAAGTTGCTACAGGGGATATTCTGCTATTTCTTCATGCGGATAGTCGTTTACCTTTTGGTTTCGATGCTATGGTTCGCCAAGCATTAGCTGAAAGAGGAACAATTGCTGGTGCATTTGAGTTGAAGATTGATGCACGGATGCGATCGCTTCGTCTGGTAGAAAAGATGGTAAATTGGCGATCGCGCTTTTTGCATCTACCCTACGGTGATCAAGCAATCTTTTTGAAAGCATCGGTTTTTCACGAGATTGGGGGTTTTCCCAATCTCCCAATTATGGAAGATTTTGAATTTATCCTTCGCCTGCGACGTTTGGGAAATGTTACTCTTGTCCCCGCTTCCGTGTTGACTTCTGCACGTCGTTGGCAAAAACTTGGGGTGCTAAAAACTACCTTAATTAATCAGATTGTAATTATTGGTTATTTCCTGGGATTTTCCCCCTCTCGACTTGCAGAATTTTATCGCACTAGGAAGTAA
- a CDS encoding MgtC/SapB family protein, with product MSQTYLLSPNDWLGISFRLCFAMLVGAIIGIERELKNKPAGLRTHMLVSFGAALLTLIPLLVDENELNSDALSRVIQGITAGIGFLGAGEILRESQQESRKKIKIHGLTSAAAIWVSAALGIAAGCGLWQISLIGALLCFLVLRVFKKVEPHS from the coding sequence TTGTCACAAACTTACTTACTTTCCCCGAATGATTGGTTAGGCATCAGCTTCAGGCTATGCTTTGCTATGCTTGTTGGAGCGATTATCGGTATAGAACGCGAACTAAAGAACAAACCAGCTGGCTTAAGAACTCATATGCTGGTAAGTTTTGGTGCAGCACTTTTGACATTAATACCCCTTTTGGTAGATGAGAATGAACTAAACTCTGATGCTCTAAGTAGAGTAATTCAAGGAATTACAGCGGGTATTGGGTTTTTAGGTGCTGGGGAAATTTTACGGGAATCGCAGCAGGAATCGAGGAAAAAGATTAAAATTCACGGACTCACTTCTGCTGCTGCTATTTGGGTTTCTGCGGCGTTGGGAATTGCCGCAGGTTGTGGGTTATGGCAGATAAGCTTAATTGGTGCTTTGTTGTGTTTTTTAGTGCTGAGAGTCTTTAAAAAAGTAGAGCCTCATAGCTAA
- a CDS encoding HetZ-related protein 2 — MSSAQEIAQNWRKELASDCPEYSAATHESIISWLMGEDLERFETFNPTQMTIAKQAMEYRYRILRQRYLGVGPERAYRNLTTRLGSLVLLRNKIRTWVALSRDRQRAVADVLQEVIQELLHSDRYIQQQITWITKCTEDTRLRNSLLMSSIEEYCLRPIRNQPLLVYRFVNYLRRSQRGGMTHVPDGELVRLVSEEVTPDEADNPVSLLDAQAVSQYQENQAIEEQMSMRTAVKQEFRSYLTENVSKEAAAWLELYLQGKSQEAIASALNLQIKEVYRLREKVSYHAIRVFAIKTQPELVANWLQTSVQDSFGLTLTQWQQLCESVTPVSRQLIELLKNGKSMEAIAAELNMKSHQVMGEWSKLYLAAQALRSDP; from the coding sequence ATGTCATCGGCTCAAGAAATAGCACAGAATTGGCGAAAAGAGCTGGCATCTGACTGTCCTGAATATAGCGCAGCAACCCACGAAAGTATTATTAGCTGGCTGATGGGCGAGGACTTAGAGCGTTTTGAAACGTTTAACCCAACTCAGATGACAATTGCTAAGCAAGCGATGGAATATCGCTATCGCATTTTACGGCAACGTTATTTAGGAGTGGGGCCAGAGCGTGCCTATCGCAACTTGACTACGCGGCTGGGCAGTTTGGTGTTGTTGAGGAATAAAATCCGCACTTGGGTGGCTTTGTCGCGCGATCGCCAGCGAGCAGTAGCAGATGTGTTGCAGGAAGTAATTCAGGAATTACTTCATAGCGATCGCTACATTCAACAACAAATTACCTGGATTACCAAATGTACCGAAGACACTCGTCTTCGTAACTCCCTGCTGATGAGCAGCATTGAAGAATATTGCCTTAGACCGATTCGCAACCAGCCGCTGTTAGTGTACAGGTTTGTTAACTATCTGCGTCGATCTCAGCGTGGCGGCATGACTCACGTCCCGGATGGAGAGTTAGTGCGACTGGTTTCTGAGGAAGTGACGCCGGATGAAGCAGACAATCCGGTGAGTTTACTAGACGCGCAAGCGGTTTCCCAATACCAAGAAAATCAGGCAATTGAAGAACAAATGTCCATGCGGACAGCTGTTAAGCAGGAATTTAGGAGTTATTTAACTGAAAACGTCAGTAAAGAAGCTGCTGCATGGTTAGAGCTTTACCTGCAAGGAAAGTCTCAAGAAGCGATCGCCAGCGCCTTGAACTTGCAGATCAAAGAAGTTTATCGTCTGCGGGAGAAAGTCAGCTACCACGCGATTCGGGTTTTTGCCATCAAAACTCAGCCAGAGCTAGTCGCAAATTGGCTACAAACCTCTGTACAGGATAGCTTTGGGCTGACACTCACCCAATGGCAGCAATTGTGCGAAAGCGTTACCCCGGTAAGTCGCCAGCTAATTGAGCTGTTGAAAAATGGTAAATCAATGGAAGCGATCGCGGCTGAGTTGAACATGAAAAGCCATCAAGTTATGGGAGAATGGAGCAAACTATACTTAGCCGCTCAAGCTTTGCGGAGCGATCCCTGA
- a CDS encoding TIGR04168 family protein, giving the protein MTSYQEKSIKIAVVGDVHDQWEAEDELALKHLGVDLVLFVGDFGNESVDVVEAIASLNLPKAAIMGNHDAWYSASDWGRKRCPYDREKEDRVQEQLDLLGEAHVGYGKLDFPELNLSVVGSRPFSWGGLVWKNAEFYQERYKVTNFAESTERIVAAANSAAYETIIFMGHNGPIGLGDRAEDPCGKDWYPIGGDYGDPDFADAIAQSRNQGKTIALVTFGHMHHQLRHTKELRNPIYVGAEGTVYLNAASVPRIIQTPSDRLRNFSLVSLQNGVVSQVSLVWLGGGFNIASEQILYRRQESVQSILSQ; this is encoded by the coding sequence ATGACGAGTTATCAAGAGAAATCCATCAAAATCGCTGTTGTGGGAGATGTTCACGACCAATGGGAAGCTGAGGACGAACTAGCCCTCAAGCATCTAGGTGTTGATTTGGTGCTGTTTGTGGGGGATTTTGGTAATGAATCGGTGGATGTAGTAGAGGCGATCGCATCTCTCAATCTCCCCAAAGCAGCAATTATGGGCAACCATGACGCTTGGTATAGTGCCTCAGATTGGGGTAGAAAGCGGTGTCCCTACGACCGTGAAAAAGAAGACCGAGTGCAGGAACAATTGGATTTACTGGGAGAAGCCCATGTCGGCTATGGTAAGCTCGACTTTCCAGAACTCAATTTAAGTGTGGTCGGGAGTCGTCCCTTTAGCTGGGGTGGCTTGGTTTGGAAAAATGCGGAATTCTATCAAGAGCGTTACAAAGTAACGAATTTTGCAGAATCCACCGAGCGCATCGTCGCGGCAGCAAATAGCGCCGCTTATGAAACTATCATTTTTATGGGACACAATGGCCCAATCGGGTTAGGCGATCGCGCAGAAGATCCTTGCGGGAAAGATTGGTATCCCATCGGCGGCGACTATGGCGATCCGGATTTTGCGGATGCGATCGCTCAATCTCGCAACCAGGGTAAAACCATTGCCCTAGTTACCTTCGGTCATATGCACCACCAACTGCGTCATACTAAAGAGCTGCGAAACCCTATCTATGTCGGCGCAGAAGGCACAGTTTACTTAAATGCGGCAAGTGTACCCCGGATTATTCAGACACCAAGCGATCGCTTGCGTAACTTCTCCCTTGTTTCCCTGCAAAACGGTGTCGTCTCCCAAGTCTCCCTCGTTTGGCTTGGCGGTGGCTTCAACATAGCATCCGAGCAAATTCTTTATCGTCGCCAAGAGTCAGTACAATCAATCCTCAGCCAGTAG
- a CDS encoding M61 family metallopeptidase, producing the protein MTQATVVRDRYLPQTAPKIHYLVAIREPESHLFEVSLTLRDWQLQVLDLKMPVWTPGSYLVREYSKHLQNFSAYSGDQPLTWRKLSKNHWQVDTNGVSKVTVNYRVFANELTVRTNHLDATHGYFNSAALLFYIPEFEQQPILITIVPPRPEWHITTPLQVASDLELPILNFGSGDVRQKSESAESNQESDYPKSTIDNRNTFLAPDFDTLVDSPFEIGTHQLYHFEVMGKPHELAIWGKGNAEAERMIPDIQKIIEVEAQLYGGLPYDRYVFLLHLASTGAGGLEHKNSCTLNYHRFGFREPDKYNRFMQLVAHEFFHLWNVKRIRPKALEVFDYTGENYTPSLWFSEGTTSYYDLVIPFRAGIYDIKSFLNELGKEITRLQTTPGRRVQPASESSFDAWIKLYRPDANSGNSQISYYLKGEMVSFLLDLLIRARHENKRSLDDVMRQMWQQFGQDEVGFTPEELQQVIESVAETDLKEFFARYVDGTDELPFDEYLSPFGLRLVGEKEEPVAYLGVTAKTENGREMLKFVEAGSPAQLAGIDAGDELLAIDGFRVTAQNLSDRLKDYNPGNTIQVTVFHQDELRTSLVTLAEPRPTSYKIVPVESPDDTQKQNFARWLG; encoded by the coding sequence ATGACACAAGCAACCGTTGTTCGCGATCGCTATTTACCTCAGACCGCACCAAAAATTCATTACCTGGTGGCAATCCGCGAACCCGAATCCCATTTATTTGAGGTATCTTTAACTCTACGGGACTGGCAGCTACAGGTTCTGGATTTAAAAATGCCTGTGTGGACTCCTGGTTCCTATCTGGTGCGCGAGTATTCCAAGCATCTGCAAAATTTTTCTGCTTATTCCGGCGACCAACCTCTGACGTGGCGCAAATTAAGTAAAAATCATTGGCAAGTAGACACAAATGGTGTGTCAAAAGTTACAGTAAATTACCGTGTATTTGCTAACGAGCTAACAGTGCGGACAAATCATCTGGACGCAACTCACGGCTATTTTAACAGCGCAGCCTTGTTATTTTATATACCAGAATTTGAGCAACAACCAATTCTAATTACAATTGTGCCGCCGCGCCCAGAGTGGCACATCACAACACCCTTACAAGTTGCATCTGATTTGGAATTGCCGATTTTAAATTTTGGCTCCGGGGATGTTCGGCAAAAATCAGAAAGTGCCGAATCTAACCAGGAATCTGATTATCCAAAATCGACAATCGACAATCGAAATACCTTCCTGGCTCCTGATTTTGACACGCTGGTAGATAGTCCCTTCGAGATTGGGACTCATCAGTTGTATCACTTTGAGGTTATGGGAAAACCCCATGAATTAGCTATCTGGGGAAAGGGTAACGCGGAAGCAGAGCGAATGATTCCGGATATCCAGAAAATTATTGAGGTGGAAGCTCAACTGTATGGGGGTTTACCTTATGACAGATATGTGTTTTTGCTGCATCTAGCTTCTACGGGGGCTGGTGGCTTGGAACATAAGAACTCTTGCACCTTGAATTACCACCGTTTCGGGTTTCGCGAACCGGATAAGTACAATCGCTTCATGCAGTTGGTGGCGCATGAGTTCTTTCACCTGTGGAACGTTAAGCGCATCCGCCCGAAAGCGCTGGAGGTGTTTGATTATACCGGAGAAAATTACACGCCTTCTCTGTGGTTTAGTGAGGGGACGACGAGTTATTACGACTTAGTGATTCCGTTTCGGGCTGGGATATATGATATTAAGTCTTTCTTGAATGAGTTGGGTAAGGAGATTACCCGGTTACAAACAACACCGGGGAGACGGGTGCAACCCGCAAGCGAGTCGAGTTTTGATGCTTGGATTAAGCTTTATCGCCCGGATGCTAATAGTGGAAATTCTCAGATTTCCTACTATTTAAAGGGGGAAATGGTATCATTTTTGCTAGATTTGCTGATTCGAGCGCGTCATGAAAATAAGCGATCGCTTGATGATGTGATGCGGCAAATGTGGCAGCAATTTGGGCAAGATGAAGTCGGTTTTACTCCAGAAGAGTTGCAGCAAGTAATTGAATCGGTTGCTGAAACAGATTTGAAGGAGTTTTTTGCTCGATACGTTGACGGAACCGATGAGCTACCTTTTGATGAGTATTTGTCACCTTTTGGCTTGCGCTTGGTTGGGGAAAAAGAGGAACCAGTTGCTTACCTGGGGGTGACGGCGAAGACAGAAAACGGGCGGGAAATGCTCAAATTTGTGGAGGCGGGTTCTCCGGCGCAGTTAGCCGGAATTGATGCGGGAGATGAGTTGCTGGCGATAGACGGTTTTCGGGTGACGGCGCAAAATTTGAGCGATCGCCTGAAAGATTACAATCCAGGTAACACTATCCAAGTTACAGTTTTCCATCAAGATGAACTCCGCACAAGTCTGGTGACTTTGGCAGAGCCTCGTCCGACTTCCTATAAAATTGTCCCAGTGGAGTCTCCAGACGATACCCAGAAACAAAACTTTGCTAGGTGGCTGGGTTGA
- a CDS encoding SAM hydrolase/SAM-dependent halogenase family protein has translation MFISLIADYGNGDPAFAEVTQRLLMALPASQIYCLSVPPFSTLATGFWVAQLGLNPGSADRLIYHNCAPRQDDPEARKNNEGEGLTYALLPNGVKVVGVFAGYTLSFIKDHAEVLHTVKVSRGGSQFRSRDVFPTAAAAIASGDTSLLGEVLQPDQIPDAPSDRIAWCDGYGNIKTTIPAHSVDLKPEQKVVVRVGDVVSDAIYSDGSFKVPEGTLAFSPGSSGWNSAKDNQPIRWMELFLRGGSAWERFGRPRLNQLVTRLS, from the coding sequence ATGTTCATTAGCCTGATTGCAGACTACGGAAACGGTGATCCAGCATTTGCTGAGGTTACACAACGTCTTTTGATGGCTTTACCAGCATCCCAGATTTACTGCCTCTCGGTGCCTCCCTTCAGTACCCTGGCGACTGGCTTTTGGGTGGCGCAACTCGGACTAAACCCTGGTTCCGCAGATCGACTAATATATCACAATTGCGCTCCTCGCCAAGATGACCCGGAGGCCCGTAAAAACAACGAGGGCGAGGGATTGACGTATGCTCTGCTACCAAATGGTGTCAAAGTGGTGGGTGTATTTGCTGGCTACACTCTCTCTTTTATCAAAGACCATGCTGAAGTTTTACACACAGTGAAGGTTTCGCGGGGAGGATCGCAGTTTCGATCGCGGGATGTGTTTCCCACTGCTGCTGCTGCGATCGCTTCGGGAGATACTAGCCTTTTGGGAGAAGTCTTGCAGCCAGACCAGATACCTGATGCACCAAGCGATCGCATCGCCTGGTGTGATGGCTACGGTAACATTAAAACCACTATCCCCGCCCATAGCGTCGATTTGAAACCAGAACAAAAGGTGGTGGTTCGAGTCGGAGATGTGGTCAGCGATGCCATCTACTCAGACGGTAGTTTCAAAGTCCCAGAAGGAACTCTGGCATTTTCGCCGGGAAGTTCTGGTTGGAATTCCGCTAAAGATAATCAACCGATCCGCTGGATGGAGTTATTTCTGCGCGGCGGAAGTGCTTGGGAACGTTTCGGCAGACCCCGCTTAAATCAGTTAGTAACTCGCCTGAGTTAA
- a CDS encoding Crp/Fnr family transcriptional regulator, whose protein sequence is MQTKAFSELFPLFNTAAPETLEWLLSVAVDHEYPSDRAVLMEDAWGNAVYFLVSGWVKVRRLSGEDVVTLAILGRGDFFGEMAILDESPRSTDVIALSSVELLSVSAQRFIQTLFKDPQLHHRMLQLMVKRLRQTNLRFQMRHQPPAVKLANTLVGLGENYGESTETGTEIFNIPFKDLANVTDISVEDTTKIMGKLDSKGWIKINPARQTLHLTNLKQLTHLAGRI, encoded by the coding sequence ATGCAGACCAAAGCTTTTTCTGAGCTTTTCCCCTTATTTAACACTGCCGCTCCAGAGACATTAGAATGGCTTTTGTCTGTTGCAGTCGATCACGAATACCCATCAGATAGAGCTGTTTTGATGGAAGACGCTTGGGGCAATGCAGTTTACTTTTTAGTGTCAGGTTGGGTAAAAGTACGTCGTCTCTCTGGGGAAGATGTCGTTACCTTGGCGATATTGGGCAGAGGTGATTTTTTTGGGGAAATGGCAATTCTCGATGAATCTCCCCGTTCCACCGATGTAATTGCTCTCTCATCAGTAGAATTGCTCAGTGTCTCCGCCCAGCGGTTTATTCAAACTCTTTTCAAAGATCCGCAATTGCATCACCGAATGTTGCAACTGATGGTGAAGCGTCTGCGCCAAACTAACTTACGATTTCAAATGCGCCATCAGCCGCCAGCTGTGAAATTAGCCAATACTCTAGTGGGTTTGGGAGAAAACTATGGCGAATCCACTGAGACGGGAACAGAAATCTTTAATATCCCCTTTAAAGATTTGGCTAATGTCACAGATATCAGCGTCGAGGACACGACAAAAATTATGGGGAAACTGGATAGTAAAGGCTGGATCAAGATCAATCCGGCACGTCAGACGCTACATTTAACTAACCTCAAGCAACTAACCCATCTGGCGGGACGAATTTAG